From Deltaproteobacteria bacterium:
TATTGACGCTGAGGCGCTTGGAGCTTTCTCGGCCTGGGACGTGAACAAAGAGCAGGCTTGACTTTTGGGCCTGATCATATTTATCTTTGAAGCGGCGATAAGACCGAGAAGGAAGCTATTTAATGACTTATATCTGCATGGTTGAGCATGTCCTCTCTAACACAGCAGTTTAAAAAACTGGTCGGTAAGGCCCTGCATCAGTATCGGATGATCGAAGACGGCGACCGGATTCTGTTAGGCATATCCGGGGGAAAAGACAGCCTGCTCTTAGCCAAATTTTTACAAGAGCGCCGCTTGAGAGTGCCGATTGACTACTCCCTGGTGGCAGTGCATCTGGATTTAGGATACGATGACCTTAAACAGAAAGAGTCCCTCAAGGCCTGCCTCAATGAATTGGGCTTAGAATACCATTTCGAGGATACGGATTACGCCCGCGTGGCCCATTCGGATTTGAACCGGGAAAATCCTTGTTTCCTCTGTGCAAGACTCAGACGACGCCGGCTGTTTGAGCTGGCGCGTGATTTAGGCTGCTCCAAGGTGGCCCTGGGCCATAATCGCGACGACCTGATCGAGACCTTGCTTATGAACATTTTTTACAGCGGCGAGATCAGCACCATGCTGCCGGTCCAGGATTTTTTCGGGGGCGCCTTAACCATCATCCGGCCGCTGGCCATGGTTCCGGACGCCAGGGTCCTTCGGCTGGCGAAAAACCTGGAGCTCCCAGTGGTGAGGAATCAATGCCCTTCCGCCGGTCGTTCCAAGCGAGGGGAGGTCAAGGCCGTCATCGCCAGCCTGAGCCAAAAAAATGACAAGGTTCCGGCCAATATTTTTCGCTCCTTGAGTAATTATCGCCCTGATTACCTGCTGGGCAAACCCGAACCTTTACCTCCCAGTAATAGTCCATGACCTTTAAAAGATTCAGCAAGAAAAAGCAGCAGCAGATTTTGAACGCATTGGAGAAGGTGGCCGAGCAGGCCGGTTTTCGGGTCTCATACGGAGACATGAAATTCGCCGGACTCAAGCTCAGGAGCGGACAGTGCCTTTTTAAAAGCGAGCGCTGGCTGGTACTTGGCAGCAAAGACCGCTTTGAGGACAAGCTGGACCTCTTCCGGGAGGCCCTTCAGGAGTTTGATCTTTCCCAGGCCGAGCTTTCTCCAGAACTGGCAGAACTCCTCACCCCCACCACTCTCCCCACCGCAAGAGCTGATGATAAAACCTAAATGAGATTATCAGCGATGTAATTATATGTGTCACTGAAATCTCCCTCAAAACCTTTATCATTTTTCCAGAAGGCTGAATGGAGATATAGGCCTGATTTAAGTCGTAATATACATCATTAAAGTATGGGAGGTTGAAGGTTTGGGACGCATTTTAT
This genomic window contains:
- a CDS encoding tRNA 2-thiocytidine(32) synthetase TtcA is translated as MSSLTQQFKKLVGKALHQYRMIEDGDRILLGISGGKDSLLLAKFLQERRLRVPIDYSLVAVHLDLGYDDLKQKESLKACLNELGLEYHFEDTDYARVAHSDLNRENPCFLCARLRRRRLFELARDLGCSKVALGHNRDDLIETLLMNIFYSGEISTMLPVQDFFGGALTIIRPLAMVPDARVLRLAKNLELPVVRNQCPSAGRSKRGEVKAVIASLSQKNDKVPANIFRSLSNYRPDYLLGKPEPLPPSNSP